In a genomic window of Melanotaenia boesemani isolate fMelBoe1 chromosome 1, fMelBoe1.pri, whole genome shotgun sequence:
- the psmb1 gene encoding proteasome subunit beta type-1, with product MLSSQIFGDPGKMKEYHYTGPVEHRFSPYAFNGGTVLAVAGEDFAIVASDTRLSEGYSIHSRDSPKCYKLTDTTVIGCSGFHGDCLTLTKIIDARLKMYKHSNNKTMTSGAIAAMLSTILYSRRFFPYYVYNIIGGLDEEGKGAVYSFDPVGSYQRDTYKAGGSASAMLQPLLDNQIGFKNMEGVQHVPLTQEKAVQLVKDVFISAAERDVYTGDALRICIITKEGINEQTIPLRKD from the exons ATGCTTTCATCTCAGATTTTTGGAGATCCTGGGAAGATGAAAGAGTACCATTACACTGGCCCAGTAGAGCACCGGTTTTCGCCATACGCTTTTAATGGAGG aaCTGTACTAGCTGTTGCCGGGGAAGATTTCGCAATTGTAGCCTCAGACACCAGGCTGAGTGAAGGCTACTCAATTCACAGCCGGGACTCCCCAAAATGCTACAAGCT CACAGACACAactgtcattggctgcagtggtttccatggtgactgCCTCACTCTGACAAAAATAATTGATGCCAGGCTAAAG ATGTACAAACACTCAAACAACAAGACGATGACCAGTGGAGCCATTGCAGCCATGTTGTCCACCATCCTGTACAGCAGGAGATTCTTCCCATACTACGTTTACAACATCATTGGGGGACTGGATGAAGAGG GCAAAGGAGCAGTGTACAGCTTTGACCCAGTGGGTTCCTACCAGAGAGACACCTACAAGGCTGGAGGATCAGCCAGTGCCATGCTGCAGCCACTACTAGATAACCAG ATTGGATTCAAAAACATGGAAGGTGTGCAGCATGTTCCTCTGACTCAGGAAAAGGCGGTTCAGCTGGTCAAAGATGTCTTCATCTCGGCTGCAGAGAGAGATGTCTACACCGGAGATGCCCTTCGGATTTGCATCATCACTAAGGAGGGCATTAATGAGCAGACAATACCACTGAGGAAGGATTGA
- the phf10 gene encoding PHD finger protein 10 has product MATVLPVRPPCDSNPATPGAQSIKEDVIEEVSNDGSQPPKRRRMGSGDSSRSCDTFSQELGPTYFPAENLTEYKWPPDDTGEYYMLQEQVSEYLGVTSFKRKYPDMERRDLSHKEKLYLREQNVITETQCTLGLTALRSDEVIDLMIKEYPTKHSEYSVILQERERQRIAKEYSQMQQQNPQKVEASKVPEYIKKAAKKAAEFNSNFNRERMEERRAYFDLQTHIIQVPQGRFKVLAPELTRTGPYPVALIPGQFQDYYKRYSPNELRYLPLNTALYEPPLDPELPALDSEPDSDDPEDGKDGKKNSSDSSSGNASDVESQESGGGQGHKSKAKDRTSTPGKDQRHSASHKATPGYKLKVIPNAICGICQKGKEANKKGKPEALIHCSQCDNSGHPSCLDMSEELVCMIQTYRWQCMECKTCTVCQQPHHEDEMMFCDMCDRGYHTFCVGMGSIPTGLWLCEVCDKDFTTPKKKGGVKTPKKSKSARK; this is encoded by the exons ATGGCTACTGTACTACCCGTTAGACCGCCTTGCGATAGCAATCCCGCTACCCCTGGAGCACAATCCATAAAG GAGGATGTAATAGAGGAGGTGTCCAATGATGGGAGCCAACCTCCAAAGAGAAGGAGAATGGGTTCAGGGGACAGCTCTCGAAGCTGTGACACCTTTAGTCAAGAGCTTGG ACCGACATATTTCCCAGCAGAAAACCTGACAGAATATAAGTGGCCACCTGACGATACAGGAGAATATTACATGCTCCAGGAGCAAGTTAGCGAGTATCTTGGAGTCACGTCATTCAAGAGGAAGTATCCTG ATATGGAGAGGAGAGACTTGTCCCACAAGGAGAAGCTCTACCTTCGCGAGCAAAATGTCATCACTGAGACACAGTGCACTCTGG GTCTGACAGCTCTGAGGAGTGATGAGGTTATAGATCTAATGATAAAGGAATATCCCACCAAACACTCAGAGTATTCAGTCATACTGCAAGAAAGGGAGCGACAGAGAATAGCAAAAGAGTACTCT CAAATGCAACAGCAGAACCCTCAGAAGGTGGAGGCCAGCAAGGTGCCAGAGTACATAAAGAAGGCAGCAAAAAAAGCTGCAGAGTTCAACAGTAATTTCAACAGGGAGCGCATGGAGGAGAGAAGAGCATACTTTGATCTCCAGACACAT ATTATCCAGGTACCCCAGGGCAGGTTTAAGGTGCTGGCTCCAGAGCTAACCAGAACAGGACCTTACCCTGTGGCTCTCATACCAGGACAATTCCAAGATTACTACAAAAG ATACTCTCCCAATGAGCTGCGCTATTTACCATTGAATACTGCTCTGTATGAGCCTCCGTTGGATCCAGAGCTGCCTGCTCTGGACTCAGAGCCTGACTCAGATGATCCTGAGGATGGCAAAGATGGCAAGAAGAACTCTTCT GACAGCTCTTCAGGCAATGCATCAGATGTGGAGAGCCAGGAGAGTGGAGGTGGACAGGGCCACAAGTCCAAAGCCAAAGATAGGACATCAACACCGGGCAAAGACCAGCGGCATTCTGCCTCCCACAAAGCCACCCCAGGGTACAAG CTTAAGGTCATTCCAAATGCTATATGTGGCATTTGCCAGAAGGGTAAAGAGGCCAACAAGAAAGGCAAGCCAGAGGCTCTCATTCACTGCTCCCAATGTGATAACAGTG GCCATCCCTCATGCTTGGATATGAGTGAGGAGCTGGTTTGTATGATCCAGACATATCGCTGGCAGTGTATGGAGTGCAAGACCTGCACCGTGTGCCAGCAGCCCCATCACGAGGACGAGATGATGTTCTGCGATATGTGTGACAGAGGATACCACACGTTCTGTGTGGGCATGGGATCCATACCTACAG GTCTTTGGTTATGTGAGGTTTGCGACAAAGACTTCACCACACCCAAGAAGAAAGGAGGGGTCAAAACACCCAAGAAGTCCAAGTCAGCTCGTAAATGA
- the rab4a gene encoding ras-related protein Rab-4A isoform X2, with translation MSESYDFLFKFLVIGNAGTGKSCLLHQFIEKRFKDESNHTIGVEFGSKIISVVNKTVKLQIWDTAGQERFRSVTRSYYRGAAGALLVYDITSRETYNALTTWLSDARMLASQNIVIILCGNKKDLDADREVTFLEASRFAQENELMFLETSALTGENVEEAFVQCARKILNKIESDLTSLLKGNWIQSEWAQVSNMETLHYDNFVLPVVLSHRAPRSVVASGHPVTYILKHCGLCCLCLCEH, from the exons ATGTCAGAGTCTTACG ATTTTCTGTTCAAATTCCTGGTGATTGGGAATGCTGGAACAGGCAAATCCTGTCTGCTGCACCAGTTCATAGAGAAGAGAT TTAAGGATGAATCAAACCACACAATCGGAGTGGAATTTGGTTCTAAGATCATCAGTGTTGTCAACAAAACAGTGAAACTGCAGATCTGGGACACTGCAGGACAGGAACGGTTCAG gTCTGTAACCAGGAGCTACTatagaggagcagcaggagccCTGCTGGTCTATGATATCACCAG TCGGGAAACATACAATGCTCTGACCACATGGTTGAGTGATGCCAGGATGCTGGCCAGTCAAAACATAGTCATCATCCTATGTGGGAACAAGAAGGACCTGGATGCTGACAGAGAGGTCACCTTCCTGGAGGCTTCACGCTTTGCTCAAGAGAACG agcTGATGTTCTTAGAGACAAGTGCTCTAACAGGGGAAAATGTTGAAGAGGCCTTTGTCCAGTGTGCTCGAAAAATCCTGAACAAGATAGAGTCAG ACCTTACCTCTCTTTTAAAGGGGAACTGGATCCAGAGCGAATGGGCTCAGGTATCCAATATGGAGACGCTGCATTACGACAACTTCGTTCTCCCCGTCGTGCTCAGCCACAGGGCACCCAGGAGTGTGGTTGCTAGTGGACATCCTGTAACATACATACTCAAG CATTGCGGTTTATGCTGCCTGTGTCTATGTGAACATTGA
- the rab4a gene encoding ras-related protein Rab-4A isoform X1, which translates to MSESYDFLFKFLVIGNAGTGKSCLLHQFIEKRFKDESNHTIGVEFGSKIISVVNKTVKLQIWDTAGQERFRSVTRSYYRGAAGALLVYDITSRETYNALTTWLSDARMLASQNIVIILCGNKKDLDADREVTFLEASRFAQENELMFLETSALTGENVEEAFVQCARKILNKIESDLTSLLKGNWIQSEWAQVSNMETLHYDNFVLPVVLSHRAPRSVVASGHPVTYILKSAETSWPRPSSELRNLQGNH; encoded by the exons ATGTCAGAGTCTTACG ATTTTCTGTTCAAATTCCTGGTGATTGGGAATGCTGGAACAGGCAAATCCTGTCTGCTGCACCAGTTCATAGAGAAGAGAT TTAAGGATGAATCAAACCACACAATCGGAGTGGAATTTGGTTCTAAGATCATCAGTGTTGTCAACAAAACAGTGAAACTGCAGATCTGGGACACTGCAGGACAGGAACGGTTCAG gTCTGTAACCAGGAGCTACTatagaggagcagcaggagccCTGCTGGTCTATGATATCACCAG TCGGGAAACATACAATGCTCTGACCACATGGTTGAGTGATGCCAGGATGCTGGCCAGTCAAAACATAGTCATCATCCTATGTGGGAACAAGAAGGACCTGGATGCTGACAGAGAGGTCACCTTCCTGGAGGCTTCACGCTTTGCTCAAGAGAACG agcTGATGTTCTTAGAGACAAGTGCTCTAACAGGGGAAAATGTTGAAGAGGCCTTTGTCCAGTGTGCTCGAAAAATCCTGAACAAGATAGAGTCAG ACCTTACCTCTCTTTTAAAGGGGAACTGGATCCAGAGCGAATGGGCTCAGGTATCCAATATGGAGACGCTGCATTACGACAACTTCGTTCTCCCCGTCGTGCTCAGCCACAGGGCACCCAGGAGTGTGGTTGCTAGTGGACATCCTGTAACATACATACTCAAG AGTGCTGAGACCTCCTGGCCCCGCCCCTCCTCAGAGCTCAGAAATCTCCAAGGTAACCACTGA
- the rab4a gene encoding ras-related protein Rab-4A isoform X3, whose translation MSESYDFLFKFLVIGNAGTGKSCLLHQFIEKRFKDESNHTIGVEFGSKIISVVNKTVKLQIWDTAGQERFRSVTRSYYRGAAGALLVYDITSRETYNALTTWLSDARMLASQNIVIILCGNKKDLDADREVTFLEASRFAQENELMFLETSALTGENVEEAFVQCARKILNKIESGELDPERMGSGIQYGDAALRQLRSPRRAQPQGTQECGC comes from the exons ATGTCAGAGTCTTACG ATTTTCTGTTCAAATTCCTGGTGATTGGGAATGCTGGAACAGGCAAATCCTGTCTGCTGCACCAGTTCATAGAGAAGAGAT TTAAGGATGAATCAAACCACACAATCGGAGTGGAATTTGGTTCTAAGATCATCAGTGTTGTCAACAAAACAGTGAAACTGCAGATCTGGGACACTGCAGGACAGGAACGGTTCAG gTCTGTAACCAGGAGCTACTatagaggagcagcaggagccCTGCTGGTCTATGATATCACCAG TCGGGAAACATACAATGCTCTGACCACATGGTTGAGTGATGCCAGGATGCTGGCCAGTCAAAACATAGTCATCATCCTATGTGGGAACAAGAAGGACCTGGATGCTGACAGAGAGGTCACCTTCCTGGAGGCTTCACGCTTTGCTCAAGAGAACG agcTGATGTTCTTAGAGACAAGTGCTCTAACAGGGGAAAATGTTGAAGAGGCCTTTGTCCAGTGTGCTCGAAAAATCCTGAACAAGATAGAGTCAG GGGAACTGGATCCAGAGCGAATGGGCTCAGGTATCCAATATGGAGACGCTGCATTACGACAACTTCGTTCTCCCCGTCGTGCTCAGCCACAGGGCACCCAGGAGTGTGGTTGCTAG